From one Ictalurus punctatus breed USDA103 chromosome 20, Coco_2.0, whole genome shotgun sequence genomic stretch:
- the LOC128628833 gene encoding uncharacterized protein LOC128628833: MSKRCGENSCNLGAAIKFRRCDDDGLYTFEQRGNTETLHGLIRTVEDLNRQQSTTNTLLDLLNSVRSMAEVQTEPLPKSLLDIGSNSLLDSDSNSQQVGWWTDSHSFNPSEPNFGLSEAAIESIVREGGSVGGYTVVPRRRFNGLEIRHRINMRVITAPDLAAYAIFLHDIMSEIVSFSRLLAGDGGLINITLRGPSLPSDVNAVLSPDNVYDLHIFTQQLENIMQSNSDVRADECLDLNVSIALGKHGGAYRKIRDLVHNEVIVRNRMNLFCPNNISNNLCFAICLSHFLQPHSPCSELESLAASLQKTAGYSVQQKIGFNDITRFERLLHVKIVVFHRTCSGLLEHFTNNDEPHNKTVFLYLHNEHYFLIKNLKAFIGTPYVCEYCYHCFTSRRDHRCKYVCDVCNAPDCHKYVGKTRQCHDCLRYCRSAYC; encoded by the coding sequence atgtcaaagcggTGTGGTGAAAACTCGTGTAATCTGGGAGCAGCAATTAAATTTAGAAGATGCGACGACGATGGTCTGTATACTTTTGAACAGCGTGGCAATACAGAGACATTACATGGTTTAATTCGGACAGTGGAGGATCTGAATAGACAGCAGTCTACCACCAATACTTTGTTGGACTTATTAAACAGTGTTAGATCAATGGCTGAGGTTCAAACAGAACCACTGCCTAAATCGTTGTTAGACATCGGTTCAAATTCGTTGTTAGACAGCGATTCAAATTCACAGCAGGTGGGGTGGTGGACAGACAGTCACTCGTTTAATCCTTCGGAGCCAAATTTTGGGTTATCCGAAGCCGCTATTGAGTCTATCGTAAGAGAGGGTGGGTCCGTTGGTGGTTATACGGTGGTACCGAGACGCAGATTTAATGGATTGGAGATACGGCATCGTATAAACATGCGTGTGATAACCGCTCCAGACCTGGCAGCGTAcgctatatttctgcatgatatcatgtctgaaatagtgTCGTTTTCCAGACTGCTGGCCGGCGATGGGGGCTTAATCAACATTACCTTGAGAGGCCCTAGTCTACCCTCTGACGTTAACGCTGTCTTGTCACCTGATAACGTTTACGAtttgcacatattcacacaacaACTAGAGAACATTATGCAAAGTAATTCTGACGTACGGGCTGATGAATGTCTAGATCTGAACGTGTCTATAGCTCTCGGTAAACACGGTGGTGCTTATCGAAAGATACGTGATTTAGTTCATAACGAGGTGATTGTCAGAAACAGAATGAATCTGTTCTGTCCCAACAACATATCTAACAATCTGTGTTTTGCGATCTGTCTGTCACATTTTCTACAACCGCATTCGCCATGTAGTGAACTTGAGTCGTTAGCCGCGTCTCTACAGAAAACTGCAGGGTATTCGGTACAACAAAAGATAGGGTTTAATGACATCACACGGTTTGAACGGttgttacatgttaaaatagtggtgttCCATAGGACATGTTCTGGTCTGTTGGAACACTTTACGAACAATGACGAGCCTCATAATAAGACCGTGTTCTTGTATCTACACAACGAACATTATTTCTTGATTAAGAACCTAAAAGCATTCATTGGTACACCATATGTGTGCGAATACTGCTATCATTGTTTTACTAGCCGTAGAGACCACAGGTGTAAATACGTTTGCGATGTATGTAATGCACCTGATTGTCATAAATACGTTGGCAAAACGAGGCAATGTCACGATTGTTTGCGGTACTGCAGATCAGCCTACTGCTAA